One Bradysia coprophila strain Holo2 unplaced genomic scaffold, BU_Bcop_v1 contig_476, whole genome shotgun sequence genomic region harbors:
- the LOC119082615 gene encoding N6-adenosine-methyltransferase non-catalytic subunit: MGDVLKNLRIRSQKRKKLLAQTLGVSKVEDLKHVLGTAEDVQSTKTQRDDDEPTSSTKKFQSESMFYRDSSTFLKGTQSSNPHNDYCQHFVDTGQRPQNFIRDVGLADRFEEYPKLRELIRLKDELIEQTATPPMYLQADLKTLDLKSLGTKFDVILIEPPLEEYARAGAGVAVSSSTRTFWSWDEILSLDIGEVAAHRSFVFLWCGSSEGLDMGRNCLRKWGFRRCEDICWIRTNIENPGHSKILEPKAVFQRTKEHCLMGIKGTVRRSTDFDFIHANVDIDLIISEEEQLGSFEKPIELFHIIEHFCLGRRRLHIFGRDTSIRPGWLTVGPELTNSNFNGELYASAFADNTTTGCTDRIEALRPKSPPTNGKMMRGRGRGGYVRGRGRGR, translated from the exons ATGGGTGACGTTTTAAAGAATTTACGCATCAGATCGCAAAAACGCAAAAAATTGCTAGCTCAGACT TTAGGAGTTTCCAAAGTTGAGGATCTCAAACATGTTCTGGGGACAGCTGAAGATGTCCAATCAACGAAAACACAACGCGACGACGATGAACCCACATCTTCTACGAAAAAATTCCAATCCGAAAGTATGTTCTACCGAGACTCTTCGACATTTCTAAAG GGTACACAATCATCCAATCCGCATAATGACTACTGTCAACATTTCGTTGATACCGGACAAAGACCGCAAAACTTCATTCGCGATGTGGGTCTGGCCGATCGCTTCGAGGAGTATCCAAAACTGCGCGAGTTAATCCGACTAAAAGATGAATTGATCGAACAGACAGCAACGCCACCAATGTATCTGCAGGCTGACTTGAAAACGCTCGATTTAAAGTCGCTCGGCACGAAATTCGATGTCATTCTCATCGAACCACCATTGGAAGAATATGCTCGTGCAGGCGCTGGTGTGGCTGTTTCCAGCTCAACCAGAACATTCTGGTCCTGGGACGAGATCCTATCGTTGGACATTGGTGAGGTGGCAGCGCACAgaagttttgtgtttttatggtGCGGCAGTTCCGAAGGACTGGACATGGGACGGAATTGCTTAAGGAAATGGGGATTTCGTCGTTGCGAAGACATTTGTTGGATACGAACAAATATCGAGAATCCAGgacattccaaaattttggaaccGAAAGCGGTGTTCCAACGAACAAAGGAACATTGTTTGATGGGAATTAAGGGAACGGTTCGTCGTTCGACCGATTTTGATTTCATCCATGCCAATGTGGATATTGACCTAATCATATCGGAGGAGGAGCAACTGGGAAGCTTCGAAAAGCCCATCGAACTGTTCCACATCATCGAACATTTCTGTTTGGGCCGTCGTCGGTTGCACATTTTCGGTCGGGACACTAGTATACGTCCTGGTTGGCTAACCGTTGGACCCGAATTGACGAATTCCAATTTTAATGGCGAATTGTATGCGAGCGCTTTCGCTGATAATACGACTACCGGTTGTACGGACAGGATAGAAGCGTTGCGTCCGAAAAGTCCACCAACTAATGGAAAGATGATGAGGGGACGAGGACGTGGCGGCTACGTTCGTGGACGCGGAAGAGGTAGATAG
- the LOC119082614 gene encoding uncharacterized protein LOC119082614, with protein MQQPQRYIPSVSDLYGTDEIEFLLDEIRDLEPACCQLDDVQDFEIAGSRAGELSLSLESPLGTVTSWDSHVHYKHRMGMTPAPWGVALHCDPQHLKTPTGIVRILLVLSSAACLACECSAGTVQVGLFLLPLIGRLRLMVFCALFSLLITCLMLFLDISHIALMFPFNWGKVNAYLYLSVGLIFILGSSLLLHMVLFADAFQWVPRHTKDTLFISAIIGYVCSIEAMILSGIALYPRRKYRPVLQDDESDLFLDGGRELSPMSPMSPMSSTDVPNHNQVSQSDGSNHYQYNKLSTACNQKPYIPAKRPDQANNKRPTLGHTQKSNNRYREGYHYQPIASTSQQSPTFVLDDAIPGPSSRSNESA; from the exons ATGCAACAACCCCAACGTTACATACCATCGGTATCTGATCTATATGGAACGGATGAAATAGAATTTCTACTGGACGAAATACGAGACCTCGAACCGGCCTGCTGTCAACTAGACGATGTACAAGATTTCGAGATAGCTGGCAGCAGAGCCGGAGAATTGTCATTGTCGTTGGAATCACCGCTGGGCACAGTCACCTCATGGGACTCACATGTACATTACAAACATCGGATGGGTATGACGCCGGCCCCATGGGGTGTTGCATTGCATTGTGATCCACAACACTTGAAAACTCCTACAGGGATTGTTAGAATACTTTTGGTG TTATCTTCAGCTGCTTGTCTTGCCTGCGAATGTTCAGCGGGCACAGTACAAGTCGGACTATTTTTATTACCCTTAATTGGTCGATTGAGACTTATGGTGTTTTGTGCccttttttcacttttaataacGTGTTTGATGCTATTTTTGGACATCTCACACATTGCACTTATGTTTCCGTTTAATTGGGGGAAAGTG AATGCGTACCTCTATTTAAGTGTAGGATTAATATTTATCTTAGGATCGTCTCTTTTGTTACACATGGTTTTGTTTGCCGATGCGTTTCAGTGGGTACCTCGTCATACGAAAGACACGTTGTTTATATCAGCC ataattggttatgtgtgctCGATCGAAGCTATGATATTGTCAGGAATTGCCTTATATCCAAGAAGGAAGTATCGACCAGTGCTTCAGGATGACGAAAGTGATCTGTTTCTGGACGGCGGTCGCGAACTGAGTCCCATGAGTCCAATGAGTCCGATGAGCAGTACAGACGTACCGAATCACAATCAAGTAAGCCAAAGCGACGGATCGAATCATTATcaatataataaattatcaACAGCGTGCAATCAAAAGCCTTATATACCTG CCAAACGTCCCGATCAGGCGAACAATAAACGACCAACGTTGggtcacacacaaaaatcaaataatcggTATCGAGAAGGCTATCACTATCAACCAATAGCGTCAACTTCTCAGCAAAGTCCAACGTTCGTTTTAGACGATGCTATACCCGGACCATCGTCTCGATCGAACGAAAGTGCGTGA